Genomic window (Propionibacteriaceae bacterium ZF39):
TGCAGCCGACGCGATCAGGTCACCGCGGGAGAGGTCGATCTCGTCGGAGAGGCGTACGCTCACCGACTGGCCGGCGAAGGCCTCGGTGAGTTCCCCGTCGGCGGTGTCGATGCCGGTGACGGTGGCGCTGCGCCCGTTGGGCAGCACCGTGATCTCGTCCCCGACGCGCACGATGCCCGAGGCGATCTGGCCGGCGTACCCGCGATATTCCACATACTCCGGCGAGACGGCCGCGCCCTGGGGACGCAGCACGTATTGCACCGGAAGCCGGAACGACTGCTCCTCGGGGTTCTCCCCCGCAGGGAGGGTCTCGAGGAGTTCGAGAAGGGACGGGCCGGCGTACCACGACGTCCGCTCCGACTGCTCGGCGATGTTGTCGCCGTGGAGCGCGGAGACGGGGATCACGGTCACGCCCGGGATGCCGAGGCCGTCGATGACCTCGCGGACGTTGGCCTCGACCTCACGGAATGTCGCCTCGGAGAACTCCACGAGGTCGATCTTGTTGACCGCGATGATCACGTGGGGCACGCGCAGCAGCGAGGCGACGGCGAGATGACGACGGGTCTGCTCGAGTACGCCATGGCGCGCGTCGACCAGCAGCACGATCACATCGGCCGTGGACGACCCGGTCACGGTGTTGCGGGTGTACTGCACGTGACCGGGGCAGTCCGCGAGGACGAAGGAGCGATTGGGCGTGGCGAAGTAGCGATAGGCGACATCGATCGTGATGCCCTGCTCCCGCTCGGCGCGCAGGCCGTCGGTCAGCAGCGCGAGGTCGGCGGTCTCGAGGCCACGCTCGCGGCTGACCCGTTCGACCGACTCGAGCTGGTCGGCGAGGATCGACTTGGTGTCGTGCAGCAGGCGCCCGACCAGCGTGGACTTGCCGTCGTCGACGGAGCCGGCCGTGGCCAGCCTCAACAGGGTGCTCATCAGAAGTAGCCTTCCTTCTTGCGGTCCTCCATGGCGGCCTCGGTCATCCGGTCATCGGCGCGAGTCGCCCCGCGCTCGGTGATGCGGGTGGCCGCGACCTCGTCGAGGACGGCGGTGACGTCGAACGCATCCGACTCGACCGCACCGGTGCACGACATGTCGCCGACGGTGCGATAGCGCACCTGCTTGGTCACGACGGTCTCGCCGTCGCGCGGCTGGGCGAACTCACCGACGGACAGCAGCATGCCGTCGCGCTCGAACACCTCCCGCTCGTGGGCGTAATAGAGGGTCGGGAGCTCGATGTTCTCCCGGGCGATGTAGCGCCAGATGTCGAGCTCGGTCCAGTTGGACAGCGGGAAGACCCGGACATGCTCACCGGCGCGGTGACGGGTGTTGTAGAGGTTCCACAGCTCGGGGCGCTGATTGCGCGGATCCCACTGGCCGAAGTCGTCGCGAAGGGAGACCACGCGCTCCTTGGCCCGGGCCTTCTCCTCGTCGCGGCGGCCACCGCCATAGACGGCGTCGAACCGGCCCTGCTCGATCGCGTCCAGCAACGGCGCGGTCTGGAGCGGGTTGCGGGTGCCGTCGGGGCGTTCGCTCAGGCGGCCGTCGTCGATCCAGTCCTGGACCTTCGCGACCTCGAGTCGCAGCCCGAGTCGCTCGACGGTGCGGTCGCGGAAATCGAGGACCTCGGGGAAGTTGTGGCCCGTGTCGACGTGCAGCACCGGGAACGGGATCGGCGCCGGCCAGAAGGCCTTGCGCGCCAGGTGGAGCATGACGACGGAGTCCTTGCCGCCCGAGAAGAGCAGCACACAGCGCTCGCGCTCGGCCGTCACCTCCCGGAAGATGTGGATGGACTCGCTCTCCAGCGCCGACAGCTGGTCGAGATGGCGTGCCGATTCCTGCCGGACATCGGTCTCAAGATCGAGGCTCACAGGTGGATTCCGCATTCTGTCTTGGCGAGACCGGCCCAGCGGCCGGCTCGGGGATCTTCTCCGGGGGCGACCCGGCGGGTG
Coding sequences:
- a CDS encoding GTP-binding protein gives rise to the protein MSTLLRLATAGSVDDGKSTLVGRLLHDTKSILADQLESVERVSRERGLETADLALLTDGLRAEREQGITIDVAYRYFATPNRSFVLADCPGHVQYTRNTVTGSSTADVIVLLVDARHGVLEQTRRHLAVASLLRVPHVIIAVNKIDLVEFSEATFREVEANVREVIDGLGIPGVTVIPVSALHGDNIAEQSERTSWYAGPSLLELLETLPAGENPEEQSFRLPVQYVLRPQGAAVSPEYVEYRGYAGQIASGIVRVGDEITVLPNGRSATVTGIDTADGELTEAFAGQSVSVRLSDEIDLSRGDLIASAAAAPTPTREVEALVCWLAERPLRPGDKVLLKHTTRTVRAMVKELDSRLDLDTLTGVPAQALELNDIGRVHLKLADEISAETYAESRQTGSFLLIDAQSGHTLAAGMIRSTVPEDLSATDWVI
- the cysD gene encoding sulfate adenylyltransferase subunit CysD, producing MRNPPVSLDLETDVRQESARHLDQLSALESESIHIFREVTAERERCVLLFSGGKDSVVMLHLARKAFWPAPIPFPVLHVDTGHNFPEVLDFRDRTVERLGLRLEVAKVQDWIDDGRLSERPDGTRNPLQTAPLLDAIEQGRFDAVYGGGRRDEEKARAKERVVSLRDDFGQWDPRNQRPELWNLYNTRHRAGEHVRVFPLSNWTELDIWRYIARENIELPTLYYAHEREVFERDGMLLSVGEFAQPRDGETVVTKQVRYRTVGDMSCTGAVESDAFDVTAVLDEVAATRITERGATRADDRMTEAAMEDRKKEGYF